Proteins co-encoded in one candidate division KSB1 bacterium genomic window:
- a CDS encoding LysE family translocator yields the protein MTSFFSAFVLAASLSFAVGPGLILQMDAAFNRGFKGGAWVVFGIHGSDLLVMSISGMGVSQFLQNSHSKLIMGIIGGLILIIMGLRLLIKRANSALIQQPSSSIDQAKEILPLFLKGVMVNVTNPSVIFYWLTITGMSISVYGYLTKDYCLFFITLIGTSVFLDLLKVWLIGRYRANIGVQKLGILNRFMGAALLGIGVFFCFRALAMR from the coding sequence TCAGTTTCGCCGTCGGCCCCGGCCTGATTCTGCAGATGGATGCGGCATTTAACCGCGGTTTTAAAGGTGGGGCTTGGGTCGTATTTGGAATTCATGGTTCGGATTTGCTGGTCATGAGCATCTCGGGGATGGGGGTTTCACAATTTTTACAGAACTCCCATAGCAAATTGATCATGGGAATCATCGGAGGGTTGATTCTTATTATCATGGGGTTACGGCTCTTAATCAAGAGAGCGAATTCAGCTTTAATCCAACAGCCTTCGAGCTCGATAGATCAAGCAAAAGAGATCTTGCCGCTTTTCCTAAAAGGGGTAATGGTCAATGTAACAAATCCAAGCGTGATCTTTTATTGGCTGACCATCACCGGCATGAGCATCAGCGTTTATGGATACCTGACCAAAGATTACTGTCTTTTTTTTATCACTCTCATTGGCACTTCCGTCTTTTTAGATTTGCTGAAGGTCTGGTTGATCGGCCGCTATCGGGCCAATATCGGCGTGCAAAAACTCGGAATTCTGAATCGGTTTATGGGAGCGGCGCTCCTCGGCATCGGAGTCTTTTTCTGTTTTCGCGCCCTTGCGATGCGTTGA
- a CDS encoding nucleoside deaminase, whose protein sequence is MNIDEQDIRFLKRAIQLAEEKSSDGKHGPFGAVIVKEGRILAEGWNQVVATFDPTAHAEVVAIRQACRLIGTWELSRCTLYASCEPCPMCLAAVYWARIERVVYAADRRDAAAAGFDDERLYQELHIPPAERSLPMRQALQEEGRKVLAKWMENPRRIPY, encoded by the coding sequence ATGAACATCGACGAGCAGGATATTCGCTTCCTCAAGCGGGCCATTCAATTGGCCGAGGAAAAGTCGAGCGACGGAAAGCACGGCCCGTTCGGCGCCGTGATCGTAAAAGAAGGCCGAATCCTGGCCGAGGGCTGGAATCAGGTTGTAGCAACCTTTGATCCGACGGCTCATGCCGAGGTGGTCGCCATCCGCCAAGCGTGCCGGCTGATCGGCACTTGGGAGCTTTCCCGCTGCACGCTTTATGCGAGCTGCGAGCCTTGCCCCATGTGCCTTGCGGCCGTCTATTGGGCGCGAATCGAGAGGGTGGTCTATGCAGCCGACCGTCGCGACGCCGCAGCGGCAGGCTTTGATGACGAACGGCTCTATCAGGAGTTACACATTCCGCCTGCTGAACGCTCCTTGCCGATGCGGCAGGCGCTGCAGGAGGAGGGGCGAAAGGTGTTGGCAAAATGGATGGAAAATCCCAGGCGTATTCCTTATTGA
- the purQ gene encoding phosphoribosylformylglycinamidine synthase I, with product MAKVRVLVLRAAGSNCDQETKFAFDAVGGQADLVHINRLLEGTVSLRDYQILAVPGGFTYGDDISAGKVLANQLRLKLADQLQDFYAAGKLIIGICNGFQVLVKAGLLPRLDLSAGQEVTLTYNDSGKFEDRWVYLHVNQTPCVFTQGMPQIVRLPVAHAEGKFVVRNETVLQELKQKKQIVLQYVDKDGNPAGYPMNPNGSIEGIAGICDESGRIFGLMPHPERHFHPTHHPQWTRLGLAKEGDGVTVFRNAVNYFKA from the coding sequence ATGGCAAAAGTAAGAGTACTTGTTCTCCGAGCTGCCGGCTCGAACTGCGATCAGGAAACCAAATTCGCCTTTGATGCCGTCGGCGGGCAGGCCGACTTGGTTCATATTAATCGTCTCCTCGAGGGGACCGTCAGCTTGCGGGATTACCAAATCTTGGCCGTTCCGGGAGGCTTTACCTACGGCGACGATATTTCGGCGGGCAAGGTGCTTGCCAACCAACTGCGCCTCAAGCTGGCGGATCAGCTGCAGGACTTTTATGCCGCCGGAAAGCTTATCATTGGAATTTGCAACGGCTTTCAGGTGTTGGTCAAGGCAGGTTTGCTGCCGCGGCTCGATCTAAGCGCCGGCCAGGAGGTGACGCTCACCTACAACGACTCGGGAAAATTCGAGGACCGTTGGGTATACCTTCATGTAAACCAAACCCCCTGTGTTTTTACTCAAGGCATGCCTCAGATCGTTAGGCTGCCTGTGGCGCATGCAGAGGGAAAGTTTGTCGTACGAAACGAAACGGTGCTGCAGGAGTTGAAACAAAAAAAGCAAATTGTTTTGCAGTACGTCGATAAAGACGGCAATCCGGCAGGCTATCCGATGAATCCGAACGGTTCCATTGAAGGTATTGCCGGAATATGCGATGAAAGCGGCAGGATCTTTGGACTGATGCCGCATCCCGAGCGTCACTTTCACCCCACGCATCATCCGCAATGGACGCGCTTAGGCCTGGCTAAAGAAGGGGATGGAGTAACCGTTTTCCGCAACGCCGTCAATTATTTCAAAGCCTAA
- a CDS encoding DJ-1/PfpI/YhbO family deglycase/protease, protein MNLQNKRVAILIGPQFHDEETPVPRDYLRALGAEVDVVGLDDSELTGKYGRLTLKPDKTIHQIKVEDYDGIIIPGGGAPERIRVDETALRFVREFWKTGRPIGVICHGPQVLISAKVLEGVKLTCYVGIRDDVINAGAIYVDEPVCVDGQVISSRKPEDLPFFNKAFAEALAGHLTDAADRDLDPLSALEVAVSREKGAMDFYTNCSNQFQEPRVKNKFAYLAAIEKGHFEQLSDLYRKLSGGKEPKVDVSKTELSGKTVAPDITAEQAVDLGIRAEEKAYEFYRAAAAKSKGKKVKEMFEYLAAEELEHKRLLLLDKAVAEGGQGHFQWATHFDIPPGMEDLW, encoded by the coding sequence ATGAATTTGCAGAATAAACGGGTTGCCATATTGATCGGACCGCAATTTCATGATGAAGAAACACCGGTGCCGCGCGACTATTTGCGCGCATTAGGCGCAGAAGTAGACGTGGTCGGTTTGGACGATTCCGAGCTCACCGGCAAATACGGCAGGCTGACTTTAAAGCCGGACAAGACGATTCATCAAATCAAGGTTGAGGATTACGACGGCATCATTATTCCCGGCGGCGGAGCGCCGGAGCGCATCCGCGTCGATGAGACGGCGCTGCGGTTTGTACGCGAGTTTTGGAAGACCGGGCGGCCGATCGGCGTGATCTGCCACGGACCCCAGGTGCTCATTTCGGCAAAGGTTCTCGAGGGCGTCAAATTGACCTGCTATGTCGGTATTCGCGACGACGTCATTAACGCGGGCGCCATTTACGTGGACGAGCCGGTTTGTGTGGACGGCCAGGTGATCAGCTCGCGCAAACCCGAAGACTTGCCGTTCTTCAATAAGGCTTTCGCCGAAGCATTGGCCGGGCACTTGACTGATGCCGCCGATCGAGACCTTGATCCGTTGTCGGCGCTTGAGGTGGCGGTCAGCCGTGAAAAGGGCGCCATGGATTTCTACACTAATTGTTCGAACCAATTTCAAGAGCCGCGAGTAAAGAATAAATTTGCCTACCTGGCGGCGATCGAAAAGGGGCACTTTGAGCAGTTGTCGGATCTCTATCGCAAGCTTTCCGGCGGCAAGGAGCCGAAGGTCGATGTTTCCAAAACCGAATTAAGCGGCAAGACAGTTGCGCCGGACATCACGGCCGAGCAGGCCGTCGATCTTGGAATTCGCGCCGAAGAAAAGGCTTACGAATTCTATCGTGCGGCGGCGGCAAAATCTAAAGGCAAAAAGGTCAAGGAAATGTTTGAATACCTGGCAGCCGAAGAGCTGGAGCATAAACGATTGCTGTTATTGGATAAAGCCGTTGCGGAAGGCGGTCAGGGTCATTTCCAGTGGGCGACGCATTTCGATATTCCGCCCGGCATGGAAGATTTGTGGTAG
- a CDS encoding class I SAM-dependent methyltransferase → MQVYLKAGREESLLRRHPWIFSGAVSRTEGEAALGETVKVVAADGRVLGRGAWSPHSQIRVRMWTFDEETQVDAELVRSRCRKATDLRAPLVEKGNTAFRLVNSESDGLPGVIIDRYDRTLVCQFLSAGAEFWRETIIGAFAAGGEWQCIYERSDVKVRQQEGLPMRSGRLWGEEPPELIRVTQNSLKLFVDIRRGHKTGLYLDQRENYAAAADYCRGAEVLNAFSYSGGFGLHALNAGARSVLNIDSSQTALDLCRRNAVENGFDPERMQTLRGDVFQLLRRLREENRLFDVVILDPPKFAESSRQVQQASRGYKDINMLAMQLLRPNGVLLTFSCSGHVSPALFQKIVADAALDAGRDAQILRVLGQASDHPILLSFPEGTYLKGLVCRIL, encoded by the coding sequence ATGCAGGTTTATCTCAAGGCAGGCCGCGAGGAATCGCTTCTACGGCGCCACCCGTGGATCTTTTCAGGTGCAGTGAGTCGGACGGAAGGCGAAGCCGCTCTCGGCGAGACGGTAAAAGTGGTCGCTGCCGACGGTCGGGTTCTCGGTCGCGGCGCCTGGTCGCCGCACTCGCAGATTCGCGTTCGGATGTGGACGTTCGACGAAGAGACGCAGGTTGATGCGGAACTTGTCCGCAGCCGATGCCGAAAAGCGACCGACCTGCGCGCTCCGCTCGTCGAAAAAGGCAACACAGCTTTCCGTTTGGTGAACTCGGAATCGGACGGCCTGCCGGGTGTCATAATCGACCGCTACGACCGCACGCTCGTCTGTCAGTTTCTCTCCGCCGGTGCCGAATTTTGGCGCGAGACAATCATCGGCGCCTTTGCCGCCGGCGGCGAGTGGCAGTGCATTTACGAGCGCTCGGACGTCAAAGTAAGGCAGCAGGAGGGCCTGCCGATGCGCAGCGGCCGCCTGTGGGGGGAGGAGCCGCCGGAGCTGATCAGGGTCACACAAAACAGCCTAAAGCTGTTCGTCGACATTCGCCGCGGTCACAAAACGGGGCTCTATTTGGATCAGCGGGAAAACTATGCCGCAGCAGCGGATTACTGCCGCGGAGCCGAGGTGCTCAACGCCTTCAGCTACAGCGGCGGCTTTGGATTGCATGCTCTAAACGCTGGTGCACGGAGCGTGCTCAATATCGACTCGTCGCAGACGGCCCTTGATCTATGTCGACGCAATGCCGTAGAGAACGGTTTCGATCCCGAGCGCATGCAGACCCTGCGCGGCGACGTCTTTCAGTTGCTGCGCAGGCTGCGGGAGGAGAATCGTCTTTTCGACGTCGTCATTCTGGATCCGCCGAAATTTGCCGAGAGCAGCCGGCAGGTTCAGCAGGCAAGCCGCGGCTACAAGGACATCAACATGCTGGCCATGCAGCTGCTGCGGCCGAACGGCGTGCTGCTGACTTTTTCATGCTCGGGACATGTATCGCCGGCTTTGTTTCAAAAGATCGTCGCTGACGCCGCGCTGGATGCCGGCCGCGATGCACAAATATTGCGCGTGCTCGGACAGGCTTCCGATCACCCCATCCTGCTTTCCTTTCCCGAAGGCACTTATTTGAAAGGATTGGTCTGTCGAATCTTATGA
- the purL gene encoding phosphoribosylformylglycinamidine synthase subunit PurL yields MITRIERAHKADLFDPEAQAIVSGAADLGIKTIERVFFFHVTYLLGDLTPADKRRIAEELLTDRVTQDYAVDGYLRRAAGDAWSVEITYNRGVTDMVAETTLKAVRDLGIEGVQDAKTARRYEIIGRLSDAQKELIVQKLLMNKVNEHVVQPGEEIFMPKVEDRFELVHVPILQASPEELMRISRERDLFLNLAEMSAIQEHFRRLNREPTDVELEMLAQTWSEHCSHKTLTGLVEYNGEVIDNPLKKTIFQVTRELNKPWCLSVFKDNAGVIEFDDQYAVCFKVETHNHPSAMEPYGGANTGIGGVIRDPLGTGLGAKPIINTDVFCFGPVDMRHEDLPKGVLHPKRVMQGVVAGVRDYGNRMGIPTCNGAVFFDERYLGNPLVFCGNVGLIPRNMIEKTVTAGDYIVVVGGRTGRDGIHGATASSGELHSESEEIWSGAVQIGNPIVEKKLVDTLLQARDRGLYRAITDCGAGGLSSAVGELAKSTGAEVDLEKVPLKYHGLTYMEIWISEAQERMVIFVPPDKLEEALTLFASEDVEATVIGRTTGDKKIRLRYQGQVVGELDMEFLHEGLPRIVRKAVWQPPQIVESPGKPAHDLGQVLHRILAAPNVCSKEWVIRQYDHEVQAGSVLKPLVGVENDGPGDACIVRPRLDSLRAVILSNGLNPKYGLIDPYWMAASAIDEALRNIIAVGGSLERTALLDNFCWGNTDKPDRLGGLMRAAQACYDTAKIFATPFISGKDSLNNEFQTETGESIAIPPTLLISAISVMEDCTKAVSMDLKRPENPLYMVGLTKNELGGSHYLELIGGSSAAVPHVDAKAAKKLFQALSAAMAAGTVAACHDCSEGGIGVALAEMAFAGGLGADVDLSALPAEGVDRDDLLLFSESNSRFVVEVKAEKSREFEEMLKGLPHAKIGRVTKDNRLRIKGLGGDEIVSEPIAALKESWQTTLRW; encoded by the coding sequence GTGATAACGCGAATCGAACGAGCGCATAAAGCGGATCTTTTCGACCCCGAAGCCCAGGCGATTGTGAGCGGAGCCGCCGATTTGGGAATTAAAACGATCGAACGGGTCTTCTTTTTTCATGTTACCTATCTGCTGGGTGATTTAACACCTGCGGATAAACGACGGATTGCCGAGGAATTGTTGACCGATCGCGTCACACAAGACTATGCCGTCGACGGCTATTTGCGGCGCGCAGCGGGCGATGCCTGGTCGGTCGAAATCACCTACAATCGCGGCGTAACGGATATGGTTGCCGAGACGACCCTCAAGGCCGTGCGGGATCTCGGCATCGAAGGTGTTCAAGATGCAAAAACGGCCCGACGCTATGAAATCATCGGCCGCTTGTCCGATGCACAGAAAGAGCTGATCGTGCAGAAGCTGCTGATGAACAAGGTAAACGAACATGTTGTCCAGCCCGGCGAAGAAATCTTTATGCCGAAGGTCGAGGACCGCTTTGAATTGGTGCACGTGCCCATTTTGCAGGCCTCGCCGGAAGAGTTGATGCGCATCAGCCGAGAGCGCGATCTGTTTCTCAATTTAGCCGAGATGTCGGCCATTCAGGAGCATTTCCGCAGGCTGAACCGCGAACCGACCGACGTCGAGCTGGAGATGCTGGCTCAAACCTGGTCAGAGCATTGTTCGCATAAAACCCTAACCGGCCTGGTCGAATACAACGGCGAGGTGATCGATAATCCCTTGAAAAAGACCATCTTTCAAGTCACCCGCGAGCTGAACAAACCTTGGTGTTTGTCGGTTTTCAAGGACAATGCCGGCGTCATCGAATTCGATGACCAGTATGCGGTCTGTTTTAAGGTGGAAACTCATAATCATCCGAGCGCCATGGAACCCTACGGCGGTGCCAACACCGGCATCGGCGGCGTCATTCGCGACCCACTGGGGACCGGTTTGGGCGCCAAGCCGATCATCAATACGGACGTCTTTTGCTTTGGGCCGGTCGACATGCGGCATGAAGATCTGCCCAAAGGCGTTCTGCATCCCAAAAGGGTTATGCAGGGCGTTGTCGCCGGAGTGCGGGATTACGGCAACCGTATGGGCATTCCCACCTGCAACGGCGCTGTTTTTTTCGATGAACGCTATCTTGGGAATCCGCTGGTCTTTTGCGGCAATGTGGGTTTGATCCCGCGCAATATGATCGAAAAAACGGTCACGGCTGGCGACTATATTGTCGTGGTGGGAGGTAGAACCGGACGTGACGGGATCCACGGGGCCACCGCCTCCTCGGGCGAACTGCACTCTGAAAGCGAGGAGATCTGGAGCGGCGCCGTGCAGATCGGTAATCCCATTGTCGAAAAAAAGCTGGTCGATACGCTGCTGCAGGCGCGTGATCGCGGACTTTATCGCGCCATTACGGACTGCGGCGCCGGCGGGCTTTCTTCCGCCGTCGGCGAGCTGGCCAAATCGACCGGCGCCGAGGTCGATCTCGAAAAGGTGCCGCTCAAATACCACGGCCTGACCTACATGGAAATCTGGATTTCAGAGGCGCAGGAGCGGATGGTGATCTTTGTTCCGCCCGACAAACTGGAGGAGGCGTTGACGCTCTTTGCATCCGAAGACGTCGAAGCGACGGTCATCGGCCGGACTACGGGCGACAAAAAAATTCGCCTGCGTTATCAGGGGCAGGTTGTCGGCGAGCTGGATATGGAGTTCCTGCATGAGGGCTTGCCTCGAATCGTCCGTAAGGCCGTCTGGCAGCCGCCGCAGATCGTCGAATCGCCGGGTAAGCCTGCGCATGACTTGGGGCAAGTTCTCCATCGGATCCTGGCGGCGCCGAACGTCTGCAGCAAGGAGTGGGTGATTCGCCAATACGATCACGAAGTGCAGGCCGGAAGCGTGCTAAAGCCTCTCGTCGGCGTCGAAAATGACGGTCCCGGCGACGCCTGCATCGTACGACCGCGTCTCGATTCGCTGCGCGCCGTGATTTTGTCAAACGGCCTCAATCCCAAATACGGTCTCATTGATCCCTATTGGATGGCGGCCTCGGCCATCGACGAAGCCCTCCGCAACATCATAGCCGTCGGCGGCAGCCTGGAACGTACGGCGCTGCTCGATAATTTCTGCTGGGGAAACACCGACAAACCCGATCGGCTCGGCGGCCTGATGCGCGCCGCTCAAGCCTGCTACGATACGGCCAAGATCTTTGCGACCCCCTTTATCTCCGGTAAGGACAGTTTGAACAATGAATTCCAGACCGAAACCGGCGAAAGCATCGCTATTCCGCCCACATTGCTGATCTCGGCCATTTCCGTCATGGAAGACTGCACCAAGGCGGTCAGCATGGATCTCAAAAGGCCGGAGAATCCCCTTTACATGGTCGGACTGACCAAAAACGAGCTGGGCGGCTCCCATTATCTGGAGCTCATCGGCGGATCGTCTGCCGCCGTACCGCATGTAGACGCAAAAGCGGCCAAAAAGTTGTTTCAAGCTCTCTCCGCAGCAATGGCTGCGGGAACGGTTGCGGCCTGCCATGACTGCTCCGAAGGCGGCATCGGTGTCGCCCTGGCGGAAATGGCGTTCGCCGGCGGGTTGGGCGCTGATGTCGATTTGTCCGCCCTACCGGCTGAGGGTGTCGACCGCGACGACCTGCTGCTCTTTTCCGAATCGAACAGCCGCTTCGTGGTGGAGGTGAAAGCAGAAAAGAGCCGCGAGTTCGAAGAAATGCTGAAGGGTCTTCCGCATGCCAAGATCGGCAGGGTCACAAAAGACAACCGACTGCGCATCAAAGGGCTGGGCGGCGACGAGATCGTCTCTGAACCGATTGCGGCACTGAAAGAATCTTGGCAAACGACTTTGAGGTGGTAA
- a CDS encoding glycosyltransferase family 1 protein produces the protein MRVAYFTESLPPNTDGVVKTLVRLVETLQEQNIDFLFFSPVVPDESYSWRDRVIKVKSVPLFLYKSYQVGLPFFEGITRRLDEFSPDIIHICAPSFLGLTGLNYALKNSLPAVTSYHTHFVDYFSYFGLSWLEPTGWSYLQWFHNKCEMTFAPSPSALAELRRRGIQNVSLWQRGIELDRFSPHYYNPELRRSIGAEDKPILLFVGRLINHKDLEDLVEASRILAGRGRDFKLVLVGDGPMRAELEEKLPDAHFTGFLYGKELAQWYASADIFVFPSTTETFGNVILEAFASGIPAVGVAAGGVADIITHHHDGLIAKPKNPRDFASAVERLLLYPHLAKKLGQNARISAQRYNWQEINRQLLDQYQEIIKRKKSQTLERLAA, from the coding sequence ATGAGAGTCGCCTATTTTACCGAAAGTCTACCGCCGAATACCGACGGTGTCGTTAAAACCCTTGTCCGCCTTGTGGAGACGCTGCAGGAACAGAACATCGACTTTTTATTCTTTTCACCGGTCGTACCCGACGAATCCTATTCCTGGCGAGACAGGGTAATCAAAGTCAAATCGGTACCCCTTTTCCTCTACAAGAGCTACCAAGTCGGCCTGCCGTTTTTCGAGGGAATCACACGACGTTTGGATGAATTCTCGCCGGACATTATTCACATTTGCGCCCCGAGCTTTTTGGGGCTTACAGGGTTGAACTATGCGCTCAAGAACTCCCTTCCCGCCGTCACCAGTTATCATACACACTTTGTAGACTATTTTTCCTATTTCGGCCTCTCCTGGCTCGAGCCGACCGGATGGTCTTATCTGCAATGGTTTCACAACAAGTGCGAAATGACGTTTGCCCCCTCTCCAAGCGCCCTCGCTGAACTGCGCCGGCGCGGAATTCAAAATGTCTCGCTTTGGCAAAGGGGCATCGAGCTGGACCGCTTTTCTCCGCACTATTATAATCCTGAATTGCGGCGCTCGATCGGCGCGGAGGACAAACCCATCCTCCTGTTCGTCGGCAGGCTGATCAATCATAAGGATTTGGAAGACCTTGTCGAAGCTTCCCGCATCCTTGCCGGCCGCGGCCGCGATTTCAAGCTCGTGTTGGTCGGCGACGGGCCCATGCGGGCCGAATTGGAAGAAAAACTGCCGGATGCCCATTTTACCGGCTTCCTTTACGGTAAAGAACTGGCGCAATGGTACGCCTCTGCAGATATCTTTGTTTTCCCATCGACAACCGAAACCTTCGGCAACGTCATCCTTGAGGCCTTTGCTTCCGGAATTCCGGCCGTCGGTGTAGCTGCAGGCGGTGTGGCAGACATTATCACCCATCATCATGACGGCCTGATCGCCAAACCCAAAAATCCGCGCGACTTTGCCTCCGCCGTCGAACGATTGCTGCTCTATCCTCATCTGGCCAAAAAACTCGGGCAGAATGCGCGGATTTCCGCTCAGCGATATAATTGGCAGGAAATTAATCGCCAACTCCTCGATCAATACCAAGAAATCATCAAAAGAAAAAAAAGCCAAACCTTGGAACGTTTGGCCGCCTAA
- a CDS encoding phosphatase PAP2 family protein, whose product MLKIVVDTVAVWDMRIFHRIFNLNGKKALDGFMYLLSRLGDGYFYGFIGALLPFIDRNAAVKVIPAGLLAFALELSVYKILKSKTKRFRPFEKIPGIRCLLPPPDRYSFPSGHSGAAFLMATLFGTLAPAFFIPLFILAGLIGFSRIYNGLHFPSDVIMGMTLGITCAKIGVGIFF is encoded by the coding sequence ATGCTGAAAATTGTTGTCGACACTGTGGCGGTTTGGGATATGCGAATTTTCCACCGCATTTTCAACCTGAACGGTAAAAAGGCTCTCGACGGTTTCATGTATCTGTTGTCGAGACTTGGCGACGGCTATTTTTACGGCTTCATCGGCGCCCTGCTGCCGTTCATCGATCGAAATGCGGCCGTCAAAGTGATCCCCGCCGGGCTGCTCGCTTTTGCCTTGGAGTTGAGTGTCTATAAAATCTTGAAAAGCAAAACAAAAAGATTCCGTCCGTTCGAAAAGATACCGGGCATTCGCTGTCTGCTTCCGCCTCCCGACCGCTACAGTTTTCCTTCCGGTCACAGCGGCGCCGCCTTTTTGATGGCTACGCTTTTCGGCACTCTTGCGCCCGCATTTTTTATCCCGCTTTTCATTCTGGCAGGATTGATCGGATTTTCCCGCATCTACAACGGACTGCATTTTCCAAGCGACGTCATAATGGGAATGACTTTGGGAATCACCTGCGCCAAGATCGGCGTCGGCATCTTTTTCTAA
- a CDS encoding NUDIX hydrolase — protein sequence MAEIPLWLKWAREIQALAQTGLTFAHNEYEIDRNRRLMEIAAEIAAYHTDFGKEELLADMLAQPGYATPKIDVRSAVLRDGRILLVKERQDGLWCMPGGWVDVGEGPAEAAAREVREESGYLVEPVKVVAVCDANRSGRPLQLYHAFKIIFLCRLVGGDALDSYETEGADFFSFDALPPLSENRTHRRHLDMVRAHLIDPSTPTFFD from the coding sequence ATGGCTGAAATTCCTCTCTGGCTCAAGTGGGCGCGGGAAATTCAGGCTTTGGCACAGACAGGCCTTACTTTTGCACACAATGAGTATGAAATAGACCGCAACCGCCGATTGATGGAAATTGCCGCGGAAATTGCCGCTTATCATACCGATTTCGGCAAGGAAGAACTGTTGGCCGATATGCTGGCGCAGCCGGGCTACGCCACGCCCAAGATTGACGTCCGCAGTGCGGTACTGCGCGACGGCAGGATCCTGCTGGTCAAGGAACGTCAAGACGGCTTGTGGTGCATGCCGGGGGGGTGGGTGGATGTGGGCGAAGGGCCTGCAGAAGCCGCGGCGCGCGAAGTACGCGAAGAAAGCGGCTACCTTGTCGAACCGGTAAAGGTGGTGGCCGTTTGCGACGCCAACCGCTCGGGCAGACCTCTGCAGCTGTATCACGCCTTCAAAATCATTTTCCTCTGTCGGTTGGTCGGCGGCGACGCGCTCGATAGTTACGAGACCGAAGGAGCCGACTTTTTCAGCTTCGATGCCCTACCGCCGCTCTCGGAGAACCGTACGCACCGTCGACACCTGGACATGGTCCGCGCCCATCTCATCGATCCTTCGACGCCGACCTTTTTCGATTAA
- a CDS encoding UvrB/UvrC motif-containing protein yields MVGLNMSEDISHILRNWPFDEQDLNVRYIKGDDGTIKVQMRLDLGIMQMELDGRPDGQRPHNADSYFEYFESQAKMLSSAGHPKMFHLSPEDCVKLQLEAVQYYHRYLALMKLRDFPRVVRDTSRNLRLFTFIERYCDNDEIVWQFIQHRPYVIMINARARAMLEIEHGDYQMALDIIHDGISSIREFNEKWSDRVGPDFPELEFLESWYKEISELRPLSEKERLMQELERAVSIEDYERAAILRDKLAALEKLLKF; encoded by the coding sequence ATGGTCGGGTTGAACATGAGCGAAGACATCAGTCATATTCTCCGCAATTGGCCGTTCGACGAGCAGGACCTTAACGTCCGCTATATCAAGGGTGACGACGGAACCATCAAGGTGCAGATGCGCCTCGATTTGGGTATTATGCAGATGGAATTGGACGGCCGTCCGGACGGGCAACGACCGCATAACGCCGATTCCTATTTCGAATATTTCGAATCGCAGGCCAAAATGCTGAGCAGCGCGGGTCACCCCAAGATGTTTCATCTTTCACCCGAAGATTGCGTCAAGCTGCAGTTGGAAGCCGTACAATACTATCACCGCTATCTTGCGCTCATGAAGCTGCGCGATTTTCCGCGCGTCGTTCGTGATACCTCGCGCAATCTACGCCTTTTTACTTTTATCGAACGCTATTGCGACAATGACGAAATTGTCTGGCAGTTCATCCAGCATCGTCCGTATGTGATCATGATCAACGCGCGTGCCCGTGCCATGCTGGAAATCGAGCACGGGGACTATCAGATGGCGTTGGACATCATACATGACGGTATTTCAAGTATTCGCGAGTTTAATGAAAAATGGAGTGATCGCGTGGGGCCCGACTTTCCTGAACTCGAGTTTTTGGAGTCGTGGTATAAGGAAATTTCCGAATTGCGACCGCTCTCTGAAAAAGAAAGGCTGATGCAGGAATTGGAGCGGGCCGTATCCATCGAGGATTACGAGCGCGCAGCAATTCTGCGCGACAAGCTGGCGGCTTTGGAAAAGTTGTTGAAATTCTGA